From a region of the Tenggerimyces flavus genome:
- a CDS encoding TetR/AcrR family transcriptional regulator, whose amino-acid sequence MSTRETRKPLSRERVLEAAIQVADRGGAEAITMRRVAQELGVEAMSLYHHVPNKDAILDGVVDAVYAAIALPKADTGDWRDAIRAHAGEARTVLARHSWALALLDSRPNPGMATLRRNDAVLGVFREAGFSIELAAHAISLIDSYVDGYVLQEAALPMRTEDELEDVAGNILEQLPTNELPYLAEMIADHVLQPGYDYASEFGYGLDLILDGLEARRTSG is encoded by the coding sequence ATGTCAACGCGCGAGACACGAAAGCCGCTGAGCAGAGAGAGGGTGCTCGAGGCCGCGATCCAGGTCGCCGACCGCGGCGGGGCGGAGGCGATCACGATGCGCCGGGTCGCGCAGGAGCTCGGGGTGGAGGCGATGTCGCTCTACCACCACGTTCCGAACAAGGACGCGATCCTCGACGGCGTGGTCGACGCCGTGTACGCGGCGATCGCGCTGCCCAAGGCCGACACCGGGGACTGGCGCGACGCGATCAGGGCACACGCCGGGGAGGCGCGGACCGTTCTGGCGCGGCACAGCTGGGCCCTCGCGCTGCTGGACTCGCGCCCCAACCCCGGCATGGCCACGCTCAGGCGCAACGACGCGGTGCTCGGTGTCTTCCGGGAGGCGGGGTTCTCCATCGAGCTTGCCGCCCACGCCATCTCGCTCATCGACAGCTACGTCGACGGCTACGTCCTGCAGGAGGCGGCCTTGCCGATGCGTACGGAGGACGAGCTGGAAGACGTGGCCGGCAACATCCTGGAGCAGCTCCCCACAAACGAGCTCCCGTACCTCGCCGAGATGATCGCCGACCACGTCCTGCAACCCGGCTACGACTACGCGAGCGAGTTCGGCTACGGCCTCGACCTCATCCTGGATGGGCTCGAAGCACGCCGGACGTCGGGCTAG
- a CDS encoding nitroreductase family deazaflavin-dependent oxidoreductase: protein MPMPWWWGHINKRVFNPLAISGGKYPVLTHVGRRSGTTYQTPLDAFPVEGGYLFVLVYGSRSDWVRNILAAQRARLRVDGRDVELAAPRLVGEEEAFRAMPSDVGRPPKVLRITEFLRMDLVPVTEPASEQPATRPLA, encoded by the coding sequence ATGCCGATGCCATGGTGGTGGGGGCACATCAACAAGCGGGTGTTCAACCCACTGGCGATCTCGGGCGGCAAGTACCCGGTGCTGACCCACGTCGGCCGCAGGTCCGGTACCACGTACCAGACACCCCTCGACGCCTTCCCAGTCGAGGGCGGCTACCTGTTCGTTTTGGTGTACGGGTCGCGCTCGGACTGGGTGCGCAACATCCTGGCCGCTCAGCGTGCCCGGCTGCGGGTCGACGGTCGGGATGTGGAGCTCGCCGCCCCGCGCCTGGTCGGGGAGGAAGAGGCGTTCCGGGCCATGCCTTCGGACGTTGGACGGCCACCGAAGGTGCTGCGCATCACGGAGTTCCTCCGCATGGACCTGGTGCCGGTCACGGAGCCCGCGAGCGAGCAGCCCGCCACCCGGCCGCTTGCTTAG
- a CDS encoding HNH endonuclease signature motif containing protein, translating to MESTACSNTIGTADGVSAWSMSDDQLTTALLDNQAALHRHEARRLELIREADARNLAVSAGAANTAQWVAGVLRVPSAEAGAMVKLASHLDAELPATAQALADGQISVPHARVISRVVQLLPSHISTPELRSEVEATLLERAATFDPKVLGKVGNHLLMVVAPDLADQVLELKLKQEEASAERDRFLRMSFDETSGTWRVTARLPKVVGERLKLVLDPLAAPQPGPDGRDTRLPEQRNVDALDEACRRLLADKLVPSHGGNPTQLVVTVTNTGGRTLHTGIELSRKLVDQLMCEADRTYLVKPEHQPGRVTLLTDTQQRLFQGKLRRLLELRDGGCAFPGCDRPPGWCHAHHVVPWSKGGPTTRDNGVLLCGYHHRLIHQGAWQVRIALDGLPEFLPPDWIDPKQRPLRNHRFAPAA from the coding sequence ATGGAATCGACCGCCTGCTCGAACACCATCGGCACCGCCGATGGTGTGTCGGCGTGGTCGATGTCCGATGACCAACTCACCACCGCACTCCTCGACAACCAGGCCGCACTCCACCGGCACGAAGCCCGCCGGCTCGAGCTGATCCGCGAGGCCGACGCCCGCAACCTCGCCGTGTCGGCTGGTGCCGCGAACACCGCGCAGTGGGTGGCCGGCGTCCTTCGTGTTCCTTCGGCTGAGGCCGGTGCGATGGTGAAGCTGGCATCTCATCTCGATGCCGAGCTTCCTGCGACCGCGCAAGCGTTGGCTGACGGTCAGATTTCTGTTCCGCACGCGCGAGTGATCTCGCGGGTGGTGCAGCTGCTGCCCTCCCACATTTCGACCCCCGAGCTGCGCTCGGAGGTGGAGGCGACTCTGCTGGAGCGTGCCGCGACCTTCGACCCGAAGGTGTTGGGGAAGGTCGGGAACCATCTGCTGATGGTCGTCGCCCCCGACCTCGCCGACCAGGTCCTGGAGTTGAAGCTCAAGCAGGAAGAAGCCAGCGCCGAACGGGACCGGTTCCTGCGTATGTCCTTCGACGAGACGTCGGGCACGTGGCGGGTCACCGCCCGGCTCCCCAAGGTGGTCGGGGAACGCCTCAAGCTGGTTCTCGACCCGCTGGCGGCGCCGCAGCCCGGACCCGACGGCCGTGACACCCGGCTCCCCGAACAGCGCAACGTGGATGCTTTGGATGAGGCCTGCCGTCGGTTGTTGGCCGACAAGCTCGTTCCTTCCCATGGTGGGAATCCCACCCAGCTGGTCGTGACTGTCACGAACACGGGTGGGCGGACTCTGCACACCGGGATCGAACTGTCCCGCAAACTCGTCGACCAACTGATGTGTGAAGCCGACCGCACCTACCTGGTCAAACCCGAACACCAGCCCGGCAGAGTCACACTGCTGACCGACACCCAGCAGCGACTGTTCCAAGGCAAGCTGCGCCGGTTGCTCGAGCTCCGCGACGGTGGGTGTGCGTTCCCCGGGTGTGACCGGCCTCCTGGCTGGTGTCACGCCCATCACGTGGTTCCGTGGAGTAAGGGCGGTCCGACCACTCGGGACAACGGGGTCCTGCTCTGCGGCTACCATCACCGGTTGATCCATCAAGGCGCCTGGCAAGTCCGAATAGCGCTCGATGGGTTACCGGAGTTCTTACCCCCCGACTGGATCGACCCCAAACAACGACCACTCCGCAACCACCGCTTCGCACCGGCCGCCTAA
- a CDS encoding L-rhamnose mutarotase translates to MQRIASVIRLRPEKEAEYRELHAAVWPSVQAMLKQIHVGNYSIFLRDGVLFSYLEYSGDDWAADSALMAADPETQRWWSFTDPCQQPVETAAEGEWWAPAEEVFHLD, encoded by the coding sequence ATGCAGCGGATCGCGTCTGTCATCCGGCTCCGGCCGGAGAAGGAAGCCGAGTATCGCGAGCTCCACGCCGCGGTGTGGCCGTCGGTGCAGGCGATGCTGAAGCAGATCCACGTCGGCAACTACTCGATCTTCCTTCGCGACGGCGTGCTGTTCAGTTATCTCGAGTACTCCGGCGACGACTGGGCGGCCGACTCGGCTTTGATGGCGGCCGACCCGGAGACGCAGCGCTGGTGGTCGTTCACCGACCCTTGCCAGCAACCTGTGGAGACTGCTGCCGAGGGGGAGTGGTGGGCACCCGCTGAAGAGGTCTTCCACCTCGACTAG
- a CDS encoding MBL fold metallo-hydrolase, whose amino-acid sequence MTNEPVLRELVPGVYAWHQPDGTWWINNAGVVHSGGETLLVDTCATRRRTQRFLDAVLLATSGAPIRMAVNTHLHGDHVYGNALLPAETVIVAQEATRQGILADFILTDTPPFWSPTPAWDIEAVRPPTVSFEDSLRVTVGSVEVQLRHPGYAAHTRGDAVAWLPEQRVLFTGDLVFHQVTPLVFMGSVSGALRSLDWLREFPALWIVPGHGPVLEASSFHAVLDQHARYYRFLLDLVDLSQPPLEVAQSVSLGEFAGLPDQERLVLNLHRAYADARGEELDLSRSLKDAVVYNGGPMRCAV is encoded by the coding sequence ATGACGAACGAGCCTGTGCTGCGCGAGCTCGTCCCCGGCGTCTACGCGTGGCACCAGCCGGACGGCACGTGGTGGATCAACAACGCGGGCGTCGTGCACTCCGGCGGCGAGACGTTGCTGGTCGACACGTGCGCGACCCGGCGTCGCACGCAACGGTTCCTTGACGCGGTCTTGTTGGCTACTTCCGGTGCGCCGATTCGGATGGCTGTCAATACGCACTTGCATGGCGATCACGTGTACGGCAACGCTTTGCTGCCCGCCGAGACCGTGATCGTCGCCCAAGAGGCAACCAGGCAAGGGATTCTTGCCGACTTCATCCTGACGGACACGCCGCCGTTCTGGTCGCCGACGCCGGCGTGGGACATAGAGGCCGTACGTCCGCCGACCGTCTCGTTCGAGGATTCGCTGCGGGTGACCGTCGGCTCGGTCGAGGTGCAGCTGCGGCATCCGGGGTACGCGGCGCACACGCGCGGCGATGCGGTGGCGTGGCTGCCCGAGCAGCGCGTGCTGTTCACCGGCGATCTGGTGTTCCACCAGGTGACGCCGCTGGTCTTCATGGGCTCGGTCTCGGGCGCGCTGCGCTCGTTGGACTGGCTGCGCGAGTTCCCGGCCTTGTGGATCGTGCCTGGGCACGGGCCGGTGCTCGAGGCCTCGTCGTTCCACGCTGTCTTGGACCAGCACGCGCGGTACTACCGGTTCCTGCTCGACCTGGTCGACCTGAGCCAGCCGCCGTTGGAGGTGGCTCAGTCGGTCTCGCTGGGGGAGTTCGCGGGGCTGCCCGACCAGGAACGGTTGGTGCTCAACCTGCACCGCGCGTACGCCGACGCCCGCGGCGAGGAGCTCGATCTGTCCCGCTCGCTGAAGGACGCGGTCGTCTACAACGGCGGCCCGATGCGCTGCGCGGTCTAG
- a CDS encoding helix-turn-helix domain-containing protein: MAAYSEQPACWRGQAGVMRAAHQHDDIELNLTELSPARYLFGGSEVVIPPGRVAAFWAAMPHQLIEAPANDRMHWATLPLPIVLGWGLPSGVVTRLLSGQVLLGSGPSVEAFTRWAADLASDDAELKAATVLEIQGGLRRLVRESGVSPPGGRRLERVTAMARFLAARFRDPITVRDVAEHVHLHPHYAMSLFREVLDETVNAYLTRCRLAEAQRLLLDSSVPVASVAHLAGFGSVNRFYTAFAAAHGCPPGAYRRQRLAV; the protein is encoded by the coding sequence ATGGCGGCGTACTCGGAGCAACCCGCGTGCTGGCGCGGGCAGGCCGGTGTGATGCGCGCCGCCCACCAGCACGACGACATCGAGCTCAACCTCACCGAGCTCTCGCCGGCGCGGTATCTCTTCGGCGGCTCGGAGGTCGTGATCCCGCCCGGCCGGGTCGCGGCGTTCTGGGCGGCGATGCCACACCAGCTGATCGAGGCACCGGCGAACGACCGTATGCACTGGGCCACGTTGCCGCTGCCGATCGTGCTCGGCTGGGGTCTTCCGTCGGGCGTCGTCACGCGGCTGCTCAGCGGTCAGGTCCTGCTGGGTTCCGGTCCGTCGGTCGAGGCGTTCACGCGTTGGGCGGCCGACCTCGCGAGCGACGACGCCGAGCTCAAGGCGGCGACCGTTCTGGAGATCCAGGGCGGGCTGCGGCGGCTCGTCCGCGAGTCCGGCGTCTCGCCGCCGGGTGGTCGTCGGCTGGAACGGGTGACCGCGATGGCGCGCTTCCTCGCGGCGCGGTTCCGCGACCCGATCACGGTGCGGGACGTGGCCGAGCACGTTCATCTGCATCCGCACTACGCGATGAGCTTGTTCCGCGAGGTGCTCGACGAGACTGTGAACGCGTACCTGACGCGCTGCCGGCTGGCCGAGGCACAGCGGCTGCTGCTCGACTCTTCCGTGCCCGTCGCGTCGGTCGCGCACCTCGCGGGCTTCGGGTCGGTCAACCGCTTCTACACCGCGTTCGCCGCCGCCCACGGCTGCCCGCCCGGCGCGTACCGGCGGCAACGCCTGGCGGTATGA
- a CDS encoding phytanoyl-CoA dioxygenase family protein encodes MGQQPYHLSPEEIASFDENGYLILRQRIPAPMLQRLRAATARLIATGKAADELPEDYQVRDEAMFRIDYLHEKGEAATLELLGSPAVLGIAESLSGPNVVPTYETLVFKDEGDGAAIEWHQDAVHPRQHRIYNIDVYLDASRKGAGALRVVPGSQRGRVDICELRDGYGWMPPESFEVELEPGDVLIHDVMIVHGSEPTEGKALRRTIYFEFRAAEQILTEGPWDRAWVDQRLSFLPLALAEHARANPDALQFDWQATPELRPDIDPDSELRILHLKHTGGSYCSAGSVPLPKAKDEGNATSSPAMADATSDPA; translated from the coding sequence ATGGGACAGCAGCCGTACCACCTCAGCCCCGAGGAGATCGCGTCGTTCGACGAGAACGGCTACCTCATCCTCCGCCAGCGCATTCCGGCGCCGATGCTGCAACGCCTGCGCGCCGCCACCGCCCGATTGATCGCCACGGGCAAGGCGGCCGACGAGCTGCCCGAGGACTACCAGGTCCGGGACGAGGCGATGTTCCGCATCGACTACCTGCACGAGAAGGGCGAGGCGGCGACGCTGGAGCTCCTCGGCAGCCCAGCCGTGCTGGGGATCGCGGAGAGCCTGTCCGGGCCGAACGTCGTTCCCACGTACGAGACTCTGGTGTTCAAGGACGAGGGCGACGGTGCCGCGATCGAGTGGCATCAGGACGCGGTGCACCCGCGGCAGCACCGGATCTACAACATCGACGTCTACCTCGACGCGTCCCGCAAGGGCGCCGGCGCGCTCCGGGTCGTGCCGGGATCACAACGGGGCAGGGTGGACATCTGCGAGCTGCGGGACGGGTACGGATGGATGCCGCCGGAGTCGTTCGAGGTCGAGCTGGAGCCGGGCGACGTGCTGATCCACGACGTGATGATCGTCCACGGGTCGGAGCCGACCGAGGGCAAGGCGCTGCGCCGGACGATCTACTTCGAGTTCCGCGCCGCCGAGCAGATCCTCACCGAAGGACCGTGGGATCGCGCGTGGGTCGACCAGCGGCTGAGCTTCCTGCCGTTGGCGCTCGCCGAGCACGCCCGCGCGAACCCGGACGCGCTCCAGTTCGACTGGCAGGCGACGCCGGAGCTCCGGCCGGACATCGATCCCGACTCCGAGCTGCGCATCCTGCACCTCAAGCACACCGGCGGGAGCTACTGCAGCGCCGGCTCGGTGCCCCTGCCCAAGGCGAAGGACGAGGGGAACGCGACGTCCTCCCCCGCGATGGCCGACGCGACCAGCGACCCGGCGTAG
- a CDS encoding NAD(P)/FAD-dependent oxidoreductase — protein MTRVVVVGAGIAGASAAYELARKGIDVVVVDDGVPGRATSAGAGIVSPVAVSPLSAERDAYSFASCVHYLDLIQRFEAEGLTDHSYGVTGGLIVAMDEAELAQVDEVVARATTLVAEHGTRGAGQPVALDRVELAKRFPLLSLDILGAVWSPEVARVDGRIIREHLMTLATRAGATTVDGRGSIVVDGGQVRAVQTKAGRIECDTAVLAGGAWSPELAEELGFALPVYPQRGQILHVRLPGASELPVVNGFRGHYLLAFPGDRVVVGATREEHSGFDTRATAGGVAQVIANGRTLVPSLDQAEWLELRVGLRPASRDGDPFLGQAPGIDGLFVSTGYGPQGLTLAPYAGSLVASAIAGEDVAFPSSFALGRGTEPALQ, from the coding sequence GTGACCCGAGTCGTTGTGGTCGGTGCCGGGATCGCTGGCGCGAGCGCCGCGTACGAGCTGGCCCGCAAGGGAATCGACGTGGTCGTCGTCGACGACGGGGTGCCGGGGCGGGCGACGTCCGCGGGTGCCGGGATCGTCTCGCCGGTCGCGGTGTCGCCGTTGAGTGCGGAGCGGGACGCGTACTCGTTCGCGTCGTGCGTGCACTACCTCGACCTGATCCAGCGGTTCGAGGCCGAGGGCCTCACCGACCACTCGTACGGCGTGACCGGTGGCCTGATCGTCGCGATGGACGAGGCCGAACTCGCGCAGGTCGACGAGGTCGTGGCCCGCGCGACGACGCTCGTCGCGGAGCACGGCACGCGCGGTGCGGGGCAGCCGGTCGCGCTCGACCGGGTCGAGCTCGCGAAGCGGTTTCCGCTGCTCTCGTTGGACATTCTCGGCGCCGTCTGGTCGCCGGAGGTCGCGCGCGTCGACGGGCGGATCATCCGCGAGCACCTGATGACGCTCGCGACCCGGGCCGGCGCGACGACGGTGGACGGGCGCGGATCGATCGTCGTCGACGGCGGCCAGGTCCGAGCCGTGCAGACGAAGGCGGGCCGGATCGAGTGCGACACCGCGGTTCTTGCCGGCGGCGCGTGGTCGCCGGAGCTGGCCGAGGAGCTCGGCTTCGCGTTGCCGGTCTATCCGCAGCGCGGCCAGATCCTGCACGTACGGCTGCCCGGCGCCTCCGAACTGCCGGTCGTGAACGGGTTCCGCGGCCACTACCTGCTCGCGTTCCCCGGCGACCGGGTCGTCGTCGGCGCGACGCGCGAGGAGCACTCCGGCTTCGACACCCGGGCGACCGCCGGCGGTGTCGCGCAGGTGATCGCGAACGGACGGACGTTGGTGCCGTCGCTGGACCAGGCGGAGTGGCTCGAGCTGCGCGTCGGCCTGCGGCCCGCCAGCCGCGACGGCGACCCGTTCCTCGGCCAGGCGCCAGGCATCGACGGCCTGTTTGTGTCGACCGGGTACGGCCCGCAGGGGTTGACGTTGGCGCCCTACGCCGGGTCGCTGGTCGCGTCGGCCATCGCGGGGGAGGACGTCGCGTTCCCCTCGTCCTTCGCCTTGGGCAGGGGCACCGAGCCGGCGCTGCAGTAG
- a CDS encoding glycoside hydrolase family 38 C-terminal domain-containing protein: protein MTTRLLNRSGHAPGGGTIRDALAAVSLQQAVDTDGTTVAAGTLPLFRQGDAGLEQVVRLRVTPPTGAERLALAGPNGERPTVGQPNEEGVVDVLVPEVTAPTRWRVEATVNGQEHTAEVELIPQRKFTVHLVHHSHLDIGYTDTQGIVLRNHLEYLDAAVELGRQGDGTEESTRFRWAIESNFPVPDWLENRSEAAVAEFVRLAQQDVIEVAAMPFNLHTEVASQEETVRLLRTAIELREKYGIPITTAMHTDVPGATVGWADALYEAGVKYVSAAHNWAGRSVPYLVGGQELSRPFWWKTPAGSRLLTWFTDSAHGMAYMEGNLLGLSDAYDQAVELLPMYLSALANKPFPYSEGVFGLSPLPPGTEITKKPYAHDILHLRVQGDHSDNACPNIKPSDIARQWNAEWAYPRLVTSTNNGFFTEAEEKLGDVLPEYAGDWGDWWADGIGSGARPLGYNRRSQSLVRTAETVNLLADLASGAPLDVRETVDEIYDRVGLFDEHTWGAANPWHDHEHGFDSGALQWSRKSEFAHQAYDDSQDLLHGGVRRLGATLQPSSDVLASVYVYNTTGRPRTDLVKAFLPESVLPGEGAFGAVDSRKKEQVATRVTSQEGRRASPRGHLVEFVAHDVPAMGWVRFDLVAGIQPVVGEARDTALKVSNEFYEVTYDTEQAMVSSIIDRRTGRELVNTDALTGVNEYVYDTYGTAPHVNHLSSRTTATDLSLLTSRNVARNAVVLRAESNALSELLEVEVHAPGVDWIRTTIELYAGVPRVDITNQLSKQPSSTKESVFFAFPIAASDEPTAFELTGSVDGAGVPHLPGAPQHMRGIRHWVGFSEPDSGYSTVWATLEAPLVQFGTIHLPYQPFPSTIGHEQEEPATIYSWALNNIWDTNFPSQQQGHMTYRYAIAGSPDVPAHQLGAATAAGLTDPLVAVVATGDGSSTNGNTGSLLTVDHPDVIVTSLGQPLDGSAGVAVRLRSLAPAPVEAVVSLESLPAASAQVGTLLEQHLVDAPVADGRVTVSIPTGASRTVLLRP, encoded by the coding sequence ATGACGACCAGGTTGCTCAACCGGAGCGGTCACGCACCCGGCGGCGGGACGATCAGGGACGCCCTCGCCGCCGTGAGCCTGCAGCAGGCGGTCGACACCGACGGCACGACGGTCGCGGCCGGCACGCTGCCGTTGTTCCGCCAGGGCGACGCCGGCTTGGAGCAGGTCGTCCGGCTGCGGGTCACGCCGCCCACCGGGGCGGAACGCCTCGCGCTCGCCGGCCCGAACGGCGAACGCCCGACCGTCGGCCAGCCGAACGAGGAGGGCGTCGTCGACGTCCTCGTTCCCGAGGTCACCGCACCCACGCGCTGGCGCGTCGAAGCCACCGTCAACGGCCAGGAGCACACCGCCGAGGTCGAGCTCATCCCGCAGCGCAAGTTCACCGTGCACCTCGTGCACCACTCGCACCTCGACATCGGCTACACCGACACGCAGGGCATCGTGCTCCGCAACCACCTGGAGTACCTCGACGCCGCGGTCGAGCTCGGCCGCCAGGGCGACGGTACGGAGGAGTCGACCCGCTTCCGGTGGGCGATCGAGTCGAACTTCCCCGTGCCCGACTGGTTGGAGAACCGCTCCGAGGCGGCGGTCGCGGAGTTCGTGCGGCTCGCGCAGCAGGACGTCATCGAGGTCGCCGCGATGCCGTTCAACCTGCACACCGAGGTGGCCAGTCAGGAGGAGACGGTCCGGCTGCTGCGTACGGCGATCGAGCTCCGCGAGAAGTACGGCATCCCGATCACCACCGCGATGCACACCGACGTCCCCGGTGCGACCGTCGGTTGGGCCGACGCGTTGTACGAGGCGGGCGTCAAGTACGTCTCCGCCGCGCACAACTGGGCCGGCCGTTCGGTGCCGTACCTCGTCGGCGGGCAGGAGCTGTCCCGCCCGTTCTGGTGGAAGACGCCGGCCGGCTCGCGGCTGCTCACCTGGTTCACCGACAGCGCGCACGGCATGGCGTACATGGAGGGCAACCTGCTCGGGCTGTCCGACGCGTACGACCAGGCCGTCGAGCTGCTGCCGATGTACCTGTCGGCGCTCGCGAACAAGCCGTTCCCTTACAGCGAAGGCGTCTTCGGCCTCTCGCCGCTCCCGCCGGGTACGGAGATCACGAAGAAGCCGTACGCGCACGACATCCTGCACCTGCGCGTCCAGGGCGACCACTCCGACAACGCGTGCCCGAACATCAAGCCGTCCGACATCGCGCGGCAGTGGAACGCCGAATGGGCCTACCCACGGCTCGTGACGTCGACGAACAACGGCTTCTTCACCGAGGCCGAGGAGAAGCTCGGCGACGTGCTGCCGGAGTACGCCGGCGACTGGGGCGACTGGTGGGCCGACGGCATCGGCTCCGGCGCCCGCCCGCTCGGCTACAACCGGCGCTCGCAGAGCCTCGTCCGGACGGCCGAAACCGTCAACCTGCTTGCGGATCTGGCCTCTGGCGCACCGCTCGACGTCCGCGAGACGGTCGACGAGATCTACGACCGGGTCGGGCTGTTCGACGAGCACACCTGGGGCGCGGCGAACCCGTGGCACGACCACGAGCACGGCTTCGACTCCGGCGCGCTGCAGTGGTCGCGGAAGTCGGAGTTCGCGCACCAGGCGTACGACGACTCGCAGGACCTGCTGCACGGCGGTGTCCGCAGGCTCGGCGCCACGCTGCAGCCGTCGAGCGACGTGCTCGCCTCGGTGTACGTCTACAACACGACCGGACGGCCGCGGACGGACCTGGTCAAGGCGTTCCTGCCGGAGAGCGTCCTGCCTGGTGAGGGCGCGTTCGGCGCGGTGGACAGCAGGAAAAAGGAGCAGGTCGCGACGCGCGTGACCTCGCAGGAGGGGCGACGCGCCTCGCCGCGCGGGCACCTCGTCGAGTTCGTCGCGCACGACGTTCCGGCCATGGGCTGGGTGCGGTTCGACCTCGTCGCCGGGATCCAGCCGGTCGTCGGCGAAGCGCGCGACACCGCGCTCAAGGTGTCGAACGAGTTCTACGAGGTCACCTACGACACCGAGCAGGCGATGGTCTCGTCGATCATCGACCGCAGGACGGGTCGCGAGCTCGTCAACACCGACGCGTTGACCGGCGTGAACGAGTACGTCTATGACACGTACGGCACGGCACCGCACGTCAACCACCTGTCGAGCCGGACCACCGCGACGGATTTGTCCTTGCTCACTTCGCGAAACGTCGCCCGCAACGCGGTCGTGCTGCGTGCGGAGTCGAATGCGCTGAGCGAGCTGCTCGAGGTCGAGGTGCATGCGCCGGGAGTGGACTGGATCCGGACCACGATCGAGCTGTACGCCGGGGTGCCGCGGGTCGACATCACCAACCAGCTGTCGAAGCAGCCGAGCTCGACGAAGGAGAGCGTGTTCTTCGCGTTCCCGATCGCCGCTTCGGACGAGCCGACGGCGTTCGAGCTGACCGGTTCGGTGGACGGTGCGGGGGTGCCGCATCTGCCCGGCGCGCCGCAGCACATGCGCGGGATCCGGCACTGGGTGGGCTTCTCCGAGCCCGACTCCGGCTACTCGACCGTGTGGGCGACGTTGGAGGCGCCGCTCGTGCAGTTCGGGACGATTCACCTTCCGTACCAGCCGTTCCCGTCGACGATCGGGCACGAGCAGGAGGAGCCGGCGACGATCTACTCGTGGGCGCTGAACAACATCTGGGACACGAACTTCCCGTCCCAGCAGCAGGGGCACATGACGTACCGGTACGCGATCGCCGGCTCGCCGGACGTTCCCGCACATCAGCTCGGCGCCGCGACCGCGGCCGGTCTCACCGACCCGCTGGTGGCCGTGGTGGCGACGGGCGACGGGTCGAGCACGAACGGGAACACAGGCAGCCTGCTGACGGTCGACCATCCGGACGTGATCGTGACGAGCCTGGGCCAGCCGCTCGACGGCTCGGCCGGCGTGGCTGTCCGGCTGCGTTCGCTCGCGCCGGCGCCGGTGGAGGCCGTGGTGTCGCTGGAGTCGTTGCCTGCCGCGTCGGCTCAGGTCGGCACGTTGCTGGAGCAACACCTGGTCGACGCTCCGGTCGCGGACGGTCGGGTAACCGTGTCGATCCCCACGGGTGCCTCCCGGACGGTGCTCCTGCGCCCGTGA
- a CDS encoding glycoside hydrolase family 76 protein gives MRRLALVATTLLLATAVATPAQAQGNVWSDRAEDSYQAMQQYLYVDGHYLEKYPRQEGENPYSYMWPMREATAAAIDVANTPGNSKYRKDIAKRFDALETYYGVWNGKPGYLSYVPPPLGGGGDIFYDDNAIVGLEHVRRYAFSRDRDHLKDAKRAFTTVIRGWNERDLPCPGGMQWVEATWVDIRAANVTGLGSQLAAHLYEQTRDKSYRQWAERLYNWNRTCLRSPEGLYWNDMAPDGTVNQTLWTYNSGAMIGAASVLYRATKNPTYKANARADAQAAITYWTENDRYFDQPAIFNAIWFKNLLLLDSVAHDRKYRQVVERYATHIWNENRDPSLGLFRFPPSGGGPYDPSYRPETLEQSAAIQIFAALAWPTRDYRRIA, from the coding sequence ATGCGCAGGCTCGCGCTCGTCGCGACAACGCTCCTGCTCGCCACCGCCGTCGCCACTCCCGCCCAAGCTCAGGGCAACGTCTGGTCGGACCGCGCCGAAGACTCGTACCAGGCGATGCAGCAGTACCTGTACGTCGACGGCCACTACCTGGAGAAGTATCCGCGCCAGGAGGGCGAGAACCCCTACTCCTACATGTGGCCGATGCGCGAGGCCACCGCAGCCGCGATCGACGTCGCCAACACGCCCGGAAACAGCAAGTACCGCAAGGACATCGCCAAGCGCTTCGACGCTCTCGAGACGTACTACGGCGTCTGGAACGGCAAGCCGGGTTACCTGTCGTACGTCCCGCCGCCGCTCGGCGGAGGTGGCGACATCTTCTACGACGACAACGCGATCGTCGGTCTCGAGCACGTTCGCCGCTACGCGTTCAGCCGCGACCGGGACCACCTGAAGGACGCCAAGCGCGCGTTCACCACGGTGATCCGAGGCTGGAACGAGCGCGACCTCCCGTGCCCGGGCGGCATGCAGTGGGTCGAGGCGACCTGGGTCGACATCCGTGCCGCGAACGTCACCGGCCTCGGCTCGCAGCTCGCCGCGCATCTCTACGAGCAGACCCGCGACAAGTCGTACCGCCAGTGGGCCGAACGGCTCTACAACTGGAACCGCACCTGTCTCCGGTCGCCGGAAGGCCTGTACTGGAACGACATGGCGCCCGACGGCACGGTCAACCAGACGCTGTGGACGTACAACTCCGGCGCGATGATCGGCGCCGCCAGCGTCCTCTACCGCGCCACGAAGAACCCGACGTACAAGGCGAATGCGCGCGCCGACGCCCAGGCCGCGATCACGTACTGGACGGAGAACGACCGCTACTTCGACCAGCCCGCGATCTTCAACGCGATCTGGTTCAAGAACCTGCTGCTGCTGGACTCCGTCGCGCACGACAGGAAGTACCGGCAGGTGGTCGAGCGGTACGCCACCCACATCTGGAACGAGAACCGCGACCCGAGCCTCGGACTGTTCCGCTTCCCGCCCTCCGGCGGCGGCCCGTACGACCCGTCCTACCGACCGGAGACGCTCGAGCAGTCCGCGGCGATCCAGATCTTCGCGGCGCTCGCCTGGCCGACGCGCGACTACCGGCGCATCGCCTGA